In Limibacter armeniacum, a single window of DNA contains:
- a CDS encoding helix-turn-helix domain-containing protein, giving the protein MSISNRITQFMIEKELTVDQLARELNCSLTTIYDWRKGRSAPKLNNIIQLFEIYPDLNVDWLVTGRGEMLITEEGIRSSESKPKVEEIDSRFEKIEKQLESLKSNTDPFLAMFQMLNQMAKNNGMKLTMNADDQPANRQSGKLAGDTEMSEAEKEIESLNYWVEEYPKRNHNVAA; this is encoded by the coding sequence ATGAGTATTTCAAATCGCATAACACAGTTTATGATTGAAAAAGAATTAACTGTTGATCAATTAGCGCGTGAGTTAAATTGCTCACTAACAACAATATACGATTGGAGGAAAGGAAGAAGCGCTCCAAAGCTGAATAACATAATTCAACTTTTTGAGATTTATCCCGATTTGAATGTTGATTGGTTAGTTACTGGACGTGGGGAAATGCTTATTACTGAAGAAGGAATCAGATCTTCGGAAAGTAAACCTAAAGTTGAAGAAATAGATTCAAGGTTTGAGAAAATTGAAAAACAACTGGAAAGCCTTAAATCAAATACAGACCCTTTTTTGGCCATGTTCCAGATGTTAAATCAGATGGCGAAGAATAATGGAATGAAATTGACCATGAATGCGGATGACCAGCCTGCTAATAGGCAGTCGGGAAAGTTGGCGGGTGATACTGAAATGTCAGAGGCTGAAAAAGAGATAGAATCCTTGAACTATTGGGTAGAAGAATACCCAAAGCGTAACCACAATGTTGCTGCTTAA
- a CDS encoding aspartate aminotransferase family protein codes for MNLFDVYPIFNIEPVKAQGTNVWDSDGNQYLDLYGGHAVISIGHSHPHYVQTITQQLEKIGFYSNSVKIPLQETLAQKLGELSGYTDYSLFLCNSGAEANENAFKLASFHTGRKKVIAFSKAFHGRTSAAVSATDNPSIIAPINETDNVVFLPFNDEQALAKAFSDEIAAVIVEGLQGVGGVQMPTDSFMQQIRQLCDQHGAVMIADEIQSGYGRTGKFFAHQHTSIKPDLITVAKGMGNGFPIGGVLISPKFEAKHGMLGTTFGGNHLACAAGIAVLEVMEQENLLKNAQEVGDYLLEQLKQFPQIKDLRGYGLMIGIELPEFNEIRKKLLFDHHIFTGVSGGVQTIRLLPPLNLTKEEADQFIEAFSKVVNKASVQL; via the coding sequence ATGAACCTGTTTGACGTATATCCGATTTTTAATATTGAGCCAGTAAAAGCCCAAGGGACAAATGTATGGGACAGTGATGGCAATCAGTACCTTGACCTGTATGGCGGGCATGCTGTAATTTCAATTGGTCATTCACACCCACATTACGTACAAACGATTACCCAACAACTGGAGAAAATTGGCTTCTATTCCAACTCCGTAAAAATTCCTTTACAGGAGACACTTGCCCAAAAGCTGGGAGAGCTGTCAGGTTATACTGACTACAGTCTTTTCCTTTGTAATTCAGGGGCAGAGGCCAATGAGAATGCCTTCAAGCTAGCCTCCTTCCATACAGGGCGCAAAAAAGTAATTGCTTTTAGCAAAGCTTTTCATGGGCGTACCTCTGCTGCGGTTTCAGCAACTGACAACCCGTCCATCATTGCGCCTATCAATGAAACTGACAATGTTGTGTTTTTGCCATTCAATGACGAACAGGCACTTGCAAAAGCATTCAGTGATGAGATTGCAGCAGTCATCGTTGAAGGACTACAAGGCGTTGGCGGTGTACAAATGCCTACTGACAGCTTTATGCAACAGATCCGTCAACTATGTGACCAGCATGGAGCTGTGATGATTGCTGATGAGATACAGTCAGGATACGGTCGTACCGGAAAATTCTTTGCACACCAACATACCAGCATAAAGCCAGACCTTATTACCGTAGCCAAAGGCATGGGCAATGGTTTCCCGATTGGAGGTGTGCTTATCAGCCCTAAGTTTGAGGCCAAACATGGCATGCTTGGTACTACTTTCGGTGGTAATCACTTGGCATGTGCGGCAGGTATTGCTGTACTGGAAGTAATGGAGCAGGAAAACCTCCTGAAGAACGCTCAAGAAGTTGGTGACTACTTGTTGGAACAGCTCAAGCAATTTCCACAAATCAAAGACCTGAGAGGTTATGGTCTGATGATCGGTATAGAGTTACCTGAATTCAACGAGATTCGTAAAAAGTTACTGTTCGACCACCATATCTTCACGGGTGTATCAGGAGGAGTACAAACCATCAGGTTATTGCCTCCACTGAACCTAACAAAAGAAGAAGCTGACCAGTTTATTGAAGCTTTCTCAAAAGTGGTGAACAAGGCTTCTGTACAATTGTAA
- a CDS encoding prolyl oligopeptidase family serine peptidase: MLFKSKWTAGVTAALMCACTAPQNDEVKLGKIDVNYPETNKTEVVDNYFGKEVNDPYRWLEDDRSEETGKWVEEQNKVTFDYLSKIPFRDKVRERLEQVWNYPKHSAPFKRGGRYYFYKNDGLQNQSVLYVKETLDGEAQAFFDPNKLSEDGTVALSSSAFSKDGKYFAYAISRSGSDWKEIYVKNVETGEQLKDEVKWVKFSGISWQGDGFYYSAYDAPEEGTEYSGKNEFHKVYFHKLGTEQSADELVWEDKAHALRNFYAYTTDDEQLLVVSGSEGTSGNMLMVKPAGASSFITVVDGFDSDHHVVDNVEGGFLLQTNYEAPNNRLVKVSFENPAPDQWVDVIAESDRLLQGTSVIGAYLFANYLEDAYSKVYRYALEGTEETPVELPGIGSVGGFGGDKEDTELFYTYTSFINPSTIYRYDVTANKSEVYKASEIDFDVTQFETKQVFYESKDGTKVPMFITFKKGTELDGTNPTYLYSYGGFDISMTPRFSTAMLVWLEQGGIYAQPSIRGGGEYGQKWHEGGMLHNKQNVFDDFIAAAEYLIDEGYTSKGKLAIAGGSNGGLLVGACMTQRPDLYQVCFPAVGVMDMLRYHKFTIGWAWAVEYGSSEDSTHFDNLYSYSPLHNLKKDTCYPATMVTTADHDDRVVPAHSFKFAATLQDAQGCEKPTLIRIETKAGHGAGKPTSKVIQEYADKFAFAWYNMGVEPVYQAEEAVSAVK, translated from the coding sequence ATGCTGTTTAAATCAAAATGGACTGCTGGAGTTACTGCGGCACTTATGTGTGCTTGTACAGCTCCTCAAAATGATGAAGTCAAACTAGGCAAGATCGACGTGAATTATCCTGAAACAAACAAGACAGAAGTAGTAGACAACTACTTTGGTAAAGAGGTGAATGATCCATACAGGTGGCTGGAGGATGACCGCTCTGAAGAAACCGGAAAATGGGTGGAAGAACAGAATAAGGTGACGTTTGATTACCTGTCCAAGATTCCTTTCCGAGATAAGGTAAGGGAACGCCTTGAGCAGGTATGGAACTACCCAAAGCACTCAGCGCCATTCAAGCGAGGAGGACGCTATTATTTCTATAAAAACGATGGTTTGCAAAACCAAAGCGTGTTGTATGTCAAAGAGACATTGGACGGAGAGGCTCAAGCATTTTTTGACCCTAACAAGCTTTCAGAGGATGGTACAGTGGCTTTGTCTAGCTCAGCATTCTCAAAAGACGGGAAATATTTTGCCTATGCGATTTCTCGTTCAGGATCTGACTGGAAAGAAATCTATGTAAAGAATGTAGAGACTGGAGAGCAATTGAAGGATGAGGTAAAATGGGTAAAGTTTTCAGGCATTTCTTGGCAGGGCGATGGCTTCTATTACAGCGCCTATGATGCACCGGAAGAAGGGACTGAATACTCTGGAAAGAACGAGTTCCATAAGGTGTATTTCCATAAGTTAGGGACAGAGCAGTCAGCAGATGAATTAGTATGGGAAGATAAAGCGCATGCATTGCGTAACTTCTATGCCTACACAACAGATGATGAGCAATTGTTGGTAGTTTCGGGTTCTGAGGGAACAAGTGGAAATATGTTGATGGTTAAGCCGGCAGGGGCGTCATCATTTATCACTGTAGTAGATGGTTTTGACAGTGACCATCATGTGGTAGACAATGTAGAAGGTGGCTTCCTATTGCAAACCAACTATGAAGCACCAAACAACAGGCTGGTTAAAGTTAGTTTCGAAAATCCTGCACCGGATCAGTGGGTAGATGTAATTGCAGAAAGTGACAGGCTACTGCAAGGTACAAGTGTGATAGGTGCGTACTTGTTTGCTAACTACCTGGAAGATGCCTACTCAAAAGTATATCGCTACGCTTTGGAAGGTACAGAGGAGACTCCAGTTGAGTTGCCTGGCATCGGGTCAGTAGGTGGCTTTGGTGGTGACAAGGAAGATACAGAGTTGTTCTATACCTATACTTCTTTTATAAATCCATCCACGATTTACCGTTATGATGTGACTGCCAACAAGTCGGAAGTTTATAAAGCTTCAGAAATTGATTTTGATGTCACTCAGTTTGAGACCAAACAGGTATTCTACGAAAGCAAGGACGGAACAAAGGTGCCTATGTTTATCACCTTTAAAAAAGGTACAGAGCTAGATGGTACAAACCCTACTTACCTGTACAGCTATGGCGGGTTTGATATCAGCATGACGCCAAGGTTCAGTACTGCCATGTTGGTATGGCTGGAGCAAGGAGGTATCTATGCACAACCAAGTATTCGTGGAGGTGGAGAGTATGGTCAGAAATGGCACGAGGGCGGTATGCTGCACAATAAGCAAAATGTATTTGATGACTTTATTGCTGCTGCTGAGTACCTGATCGATGAAGGTTATACGAGCAAGGGAAAGCTGGCGATTGCCGGTGGTTCCAATGGAGGATTGCTGGTTGGCGCTTGTATGACACAGCGACCTGACCTGTATCAGGTATGTTTCCCTGCGGTAGGCGTAATGGACATGCTACGTTACCACAAGTTCACTATCGGATGGGCTTGGGCAGTGGAGTATGGTTCTAGTGAGGACTCTACGCATTTTGATAACCTTTACAGTTACTCACCATTGCATAACCTGAAGAAAGACACGTGTTATCCTGCTACGATGGTAACTACGGCAGACCATGATGACCGTGTGGTACCAGCCCATTCATTTAAGTTTGCAGCTACTTTGCAAGACGCTCAAGGTTGTGAAAAACCAACACTGATTCGTATTGAAACCAAAGCTGGACATGGAGCAGGGAAGCCAACAAGTAAAGTGATTCAGGAGTACGCTGATAAGTTTGCGTTTGCATGGTACAATATGGGAGTTGAACCAGTTTATCAAGCAGAAGAGGCTGTGTCAGCTGTAAAATAA
- a CDS encoding response regulator gives MNRIILYYLENENILEALEKTVSEVLGGQCSLVQLGSLDEVQNYTKSSIILLVVDGTKKNLINDSTVAFFENYKQSRLKNVPIAACITPEASNSASLLINIGFTDYLFWSIDREDIFVEELGNLIKSKEDLSASFGKVSISVIDDNPVETDLLKQVLNIYGCKDVSVHYSVEEFKTAPTHADIYLIDLVFYQGVSGFSLLSYIQKIAPKSTIIMISSTNNNEAAKQAILRGADDFWFKPLNFSVLIPKLQRIAANITRED, from the coding sequence GTGAATAGAATCATTTTATATTATTTAGAGAATGAGAATATATTGGAAGCCTTGGAAAAAACAGTTTCTGAGGTTTTGGGAGGGCAGTGTAGTTTGGTACAATTAGGTTCATTGGATGAGGTACAGAATTATACCAAGTCTTCAATTATACTGCTGGTAGTTGATGGTACGAAGAAGAACCTTATAAATGATTCAACGGTTGCGTTTTTTGAAAACTATAAGCAGTCAAGGCTAAAAAATGTACCAATAGCAGCCTGTATTACCCCTGAAGCTTCCAATTCTGCGAGCTTGCTTATCAATATAGGATTTACCGATTACCTGTTCTGGAGTATAGATAGGGAAGACATTTTTGTGGAAGAACTAGGGAACCTGATTAAGAGTAAAGAGGATTTGAGTGCCTCATTTGGGAAGGTGTCTATTTCTGTGATTGATGACAATCCTGTAGAAACTGATTTGTTGAAGCAGGTTCTGAATATTTATGGTTGTAAAGATGTCAGTGTACATTATAGTGTAGAGGAATTCAAAACAGCTCCTACACATGCAGATATTTACTTGATCGACTTGGTGTTTTACCAAGGTGTTTCAGGCTTCTCGTTGCTCTCCTATATACAGAAGATAGCCCCTAAGAGTACAATTATTATGATCTCTTCCACAAACAACAATGAAGCTGCGAAACAAGCTATTTTAAGGGGCGCTGATGATTTCTGGTTTAAGCCACTCAACTTTTCTGTCCTGATTCCGAAACTTCAACGCATAGCTGCCAATATCACAAGAGAAGACTGA
- a CDS encoding PAS domain-containing sensor histidine kinase, which yields MSDHKNSLQYYWTCNLEQQTFRVSNGFEVLLAAPSKNFTATELKSLLPQNDAFFTKLEYFMNTQQKDIVFEEYLTLQLKGDKRKMSVSGCIETERGTSQLRLDFEAFDEYKSKSMDKYFKLVIQGAESGVWVWDVVSGKEFWSDKFYALLGYAPNEIMPSFDNFLNMLHEEDREAVMASIQGHLKNHQRYLIEFRMQLKSGEYRWFESSGQAEWNQEGEPQVMAGMIVDVHDKKIAQVKLKESEQRYNKALQNSKAGFYDCDLLTGKVIWSDRIYQILGYSKKDFEHGLDWSLIKSMIHSNDQESLTDILNAHLSNDTPLFAEFQVSIKGGGYKWIQLTGKAIRKADGTPIRLVGTLIDIHEIKVSLLTMQELASELEAANEELSTSNDQLTIHNRKLMDLSEALEREKTKVQEADRLKSRFLTNVSHEIRSPMNVILGYTQLMLEQDHTDMQLKQLQTIQRNGLSLINLIDDILDLSRIESGNFELNLAFMNLDHYLHELRESFILEILKKKLTIDLAYDVYIPFYLQLDTKRILQVVRNLLHNALKFTESGLIVLSADLLEKRDDETCDIAISVKDTGIGINDDGLEMIFEPFKHTDDPEAIQSQGVGLGLSICKQLVHSMKGELSVESEKGKGSAFTVTLKNIPFSERNAEGRKVERPRVLPIGVSGFEGDKQEVQKPQPKIVYVDDISDNLELTKDFLIGTGWELFTFSSATESLVFMQQQHPDVVILDLKMPEVDGFQLLEMIRNDAQLNGLPVIALTASAMPSDIEKIKEAGFDGYLSKPVMKKDLIDSISSFLK from the coding sequence ATGAGTGACCATAAAAACAGCCTACAGTACTACTGGACATGTAACCTGGAACAGCAGACTTTCAGAGTTAGTAATGGGTTTGAGGTGTTACTTGCTGCTCCTTCAAAAAATTTTACAGCTACTGAGCTGAAAAGCCTGCTACCTCAAAATGATGCCTTCTTTACAAAATTGGAATATTTTATGAATACCCAACAGAAGGATATTGTTTTTGAAGAGTACCTGACATTACAGTTAAAAGGAGATAAGCGCAAAATGAGCGTTTCCGGTTGTATTGAAACGGAAAGAGGAACATCACAATTGAGGTTGGACTTTGAGGCATTCGATGAATATAAAAGTAAAAGCATGGACAAATACTTTAAGCTGGTTATCCAAGGAGCAGAATCGGGTGTATGGGTATGGGATGTAGTGAGTGGAAAAGAGTTCTGGTCTGATAAGTTCTATGCTTTATTAGGGTATGCACCAAATGAGATCATGCCATCCTTTGACAACTTTCTGAATATGCTGCATGAGGAAGATCGAGAAGCTGTAATGGCATCTATTCAAGGGCATCTCAAAAATCATCAACGGTATTTAATTGAGTTCCGGATGCAGTTGAAGTCAGGGGAGTACCGTTGGTTTGAGAGCAGTGGGCAGGCAGAGTGGAATCAGGAAGGTGAGCCGCAGGTAATGGCGGGAATGATTGTAGATGTCCATGATAAGAAGATTGCTCAGGTGAAATTAAAGGAAAGTGAGCAGCGCTATAATAAAGCACTTCAGAACAGTAAAGCAGGTTTTTACGATTGCGATTTACTTACTGGTAAGGTGATTTGGTCTGACCGTATTTACCAGATACTAGGCTATTCAAAGAAAGACTTCGAACATGGTTTGGACTGGTCGCTAATCAAGTCGATGATACACAGTAATGACCAAGAAAGCCTGACAGATATATTAAATGCACATTTGAGTAATGATACGCCTTTGTTTGCCGAGTTTCAGGTAAGTATCAAGGGTGGAGGGTATAAATGGATACAGCTTACAGGCAAAGCAATTAGAAAGGCAGATGGGACTCCAATCCGTTTGGTAGGGACATTGATTGATATTCATGAAATCAAAGTGTCATTGTTGACCATGCAGGAGCTTGCCAGTGAATTGGAGGCTGCAAATGAAGAGCTATCTACCTCTAATGATCAACTTACCATTCACAATAGGAAACTGATGGATTTGAGTGAGGCATTGGAGCGTGAAAAAACAAAAGTACAAGAAGCAGATAGGCTGAAGTCAAGGTTTTTAACCAATGTATCCCATGAAATCCGTAGCCCAATGAATGTAATTCTAGGGTATACACAGCTGATGTTGGAGCAGGATCATACGGATATGCAGCTGAAACAGCTGCAAACAATTCAACGGAATGGGTTAAGTCTTATCAACCTGATTGATGATATCCTTGATTTGTCACGTATTGAGTCCGGCAATTTTGAGCTGAACCTTGCCTTTATGAACCTTGACCATTACCTGCATGAGTTGAGGGAAAGTTTCATCTTAGAGATTCTCAAAAAGAAGTTAACCATTGATTTGGCGTATGATGTGTATATCCCTTTTTACTTGCAGCTGGATACAAAGCGCATTTTGCAAGTCGTAAGGAACCTGCTTCATAATGCTTTGAAATTTACAGAGTCTGGTTTGATTGTATTATCGGCTGATTTGTTGGAGAAAAGGGATGATGAAACCTGTGATATAGCTATTTCTGTAAAGGATACAGGTATTGGTATCAACGATGATGGACTGGAGATGATTTTTGAGCCTTTTAAACATACTGATGACCCTGAGGCAATCCAAAGTCAAGGAGTCGGATTGGGGTTGTCTATTTGTAAACAGCTAGTACACTCTATGAAAGGAGAATTGTCTGTTGAGAGTGAAAAAGGCAAAGGGAGTGCTTTTACCGTAACGCTGAAAAATATCCCTTTCAGTGAACGGAATGCAGAAGGTAGGAAGGTGGAAAGGCCAAGGGTATTGCCAATAGGAGTGTCGGGTTTTGAGGGGGATAAACAAGAAGTGCAAAAGCCACAACCGAAGATTGTATATGTGGATGATATTTCTGATAACCTTGAGTTGACTAAGGACTTTCTCATAGGTACAGGTTGGGAGCTATTTACCTTTAGTTCAGCGACTGAGAGTCTGGTATTTATGCAGCAGCAGCATCCCGACGTGGTCATCCTTGATCTGAAGATGCCAGAAGTGGATGGGTTTCAACTGTTGGAGATGATTAGAAATGATGCGCAGCTAAATGGCTTGCCAGTAATTGCCTTGACGGCTTCAGCCATGCCATCGGATATCGAAAAAATAAAGGAAGCGGGTTTTGATGGTTACCTAAGTAAACCTGTTATGAAAAAGGATTTGATTGATAGCATCAGTTCTTTTTTAAAGTAA
- a CDS encoding CheR family methyltransferase, which translates to MDKENVESVNAEITPKYVVGIGASAGGLEVLREFFDELPEQSDLSYIVLQHLSPDFKSMMDELLGRYSTMPVRVVQKDTKLEANNVYLIPSDKNLIIEGETLKPVKRDSGVKLNLPIDIFFHSLGKEFKSKAIGIILSGTGTDGSRGARTIKENGGIVLVQSPELAKFDGMPKAAISLGVADFVLPTRQLTEKLMKLSKEDPNNALLHLEDEEVEGSITTDVEIFQEILQMVEKASNIDFRTYRKKTLLRRLEKRMQLNHFHALKEYRDFLNNNQEEVLILQQDFLIGVTQFFRDDEAWKSMQEIVVKKLVENGEENTPLRIWVAGCSTGEEAFTLSILIQEELREQKKSLDYKIFATDIDKRAISIAGQGFYNANLVADLPNEYLYRYFTKDNDGFQVKPTIRDHIVFAQQDLMKDPPFIKMDLVICRNLLIYLENKAQQRVLTNFQFALNHKGYMFLGTSESVGGLSMAFKPLHQKWNIFQSVLTYKLQPAPPSHSMYEKQYDRVYNRPSAPITDRKVRMDKDLSERIFHEILANEYAPALFVNKEYELLFATGDIEKYLTISKGWRSRMVLDMVNRNESMILRNGIRKSITGKALTIFKGVQYTHNNENQVLNIKFKYINPVGVKSADLVLIEFESAKEGDLSLVEPSNIVTQDKLTQERVFTLESELNETKMELQNTVEELETTNEEMQASNEELLASNEELQSSNEELQSVNEELYTVNNELQVKISELKELNNDMSNLLTSTHIGTIFLDRELRIRKITPVVQGLFNISDEDTGRPIVHFTNSLNYDTLEQDARKVLEYLQVVSHEVTNTNGEVFMLRILPYRTSEDRIDGVVITLVNITEIKQLNDKLEESEERFRTAIEALNTGIWEWNILDSSKDWWAPYLYELLMLDENEVKPNQQYLWGNLVHEDDRAKNQEAIEKLLSEKEPYKQRLRIKCGDGEYKEFEVAGKAITDSKGELLKVVGSLSNI; encoded by the coding sequence ATGGATAAAGAAAATGTGGAATCAGTCAATGCTGAGATAACACCCAAATATGTAGTCGGAATTGGCGCTTCAGCCGGAGGATTGGAAGTGTTGAGAGAATTCTTTGATGAGTTGCCTGAACAGAGTGATTTGTCATATATCGTATTGCAGCATCTCTCTCCAGACTTTAAAAGTATGATGGATGAACTGCTGGGAAGGTACTCAACAATGCCAGTAAGGGTGGTACAAAAGGATACAAAGCTTGAGGCTAATAATGTTTACCTGATCCCTTCAGATAAGAATTTGATTATTGAAGGTGAAACCTTGAAGCCGGTCAAGCGTGACTCAGGTGTGAAGCTCAATTTGCCTATTGACATTTTCTTTCATTCGTTGGGAAAGGAGTTTAAGTCCAAAGCGATTGGTATTATTCTATCCGGAACAGGAACAGATGGTTCAAGAGGAGCGAGGACAATTAAGGAAAACGGCGGAATTGTATTGGTACAAAGTCCGGAGTTGGCAAAGTTTGATGGAATGCCTAAAGCAGCTATCAGTTTAGGAGTGGCAGATTTTGTGCTTCCAACTAGACAACTGACCGAGAAGCTGATGAAGCTTTCCAAAGAAGATCCCAATAATGCGCTGTTACATCTTGAGGATGAAGAGGTGGAAGGGAGTATAACAACAGATGTGGAGATCTTTCAGGAAATACTGCAAATGGTAGAAAAAGCATCCAATATTGATTTCCGGACTTATAGAAAGAAAACACTGTTGAGAAGGCTTGAAAAGCGGATGCAGTTGAATCATTTTCATGCACTGAAGGAGTACCGTGATTTCCTGAATAATAATCAGGAAGAGGTGCTGATTTTACAGCAGGATTTTTTGATTGGTGTGACCCAGTTTTTCAGAGATGACGAAGCATGGAAGTCAATGCAGGAAATTGTAGTCAAAAAATTAGTGGAAAATGGTGAGGAAAATACCCCATTGAGAATATGGGTAGCGGGCTGTTCTACTGGTGAAGAGGCTTTTACGCTGAGTATCCTGATTCAGGAAGAATTACGTGAGCAAAAGAAGTCACTGGATTATAAGATTTTTGCGACTGATATAGACAAGCGGGCTATCTCAATAGCAGGGCAAGGTTTTTATAATGCTAATCTGGTTGCAGATTTACCGAATGAGTATCTCTATCGTTATTTTACGAAGGATAATGATGGTTTTCAGGTCAAACCAACGATAAGAGACCATATCGTTTTTGCTCAGCAAGATTTAATGAAAGACCCACCATTTATTAAAATGGATCTTGTGATCTGCCGAAACCTGCTTATTTATCTCGAGAATAAGGCACAACAAAGGGTCCTGACAAATTTCCAATTTGCATTAAACCATAAAGGTTATATGTTTTTAGGAACGAGTGAAAGTGTGGGTGGGCTTTCCATGGCATTCAAACCTTTACATCAGAAGTGGAATATTTTTCAGAGTGTCCTTACATATAAGCTGCAACCAGCACCACCATCTCATTCTATGTATGAGAAACAATATGATCGAGTTTATAATAGGCCAAGTGCGCCAATAACAGACAGAAAAGTGAGAATGGACAAGGACTTGTCAGAACGTATTTTTCATGAGATTCTAGCCAATGAATATGCTCCTGCACTCTTTGTAAATAAGGAGTATGAATTACTTTTTGCTACGGGAGATATTGAAAAGTATTTGACTATATCCAAAGGCTGGAGAAGCCGTATGGTGTTGGATATGGTAAACCGAAATGAGAGCATGATTCTTCGTAACGGTATTCGCAAGAGTATAACAGGGAAAGCACTGACGATTTTTAAAGGTGTTCAGTATACTCACAATAATGAGAATCAAGTATTGAATATCAAATTCAAGTACATTAATCCGGTAGGTGTAAAGTCAGCAGATTTGGTGCTTATCGAGTTTGAAAGTGCTAAAGAAGGTGACTTATCTTTAGTGGAGCCAAGCAATATTGTCACGCAGGATAAACTGACACAAGAGAGGGTATTTACGTTGGAGTCGGAGTTGAATGAAACAAAGATGGAGCTCCAAAATACAGTGGAGGAACTAGAAACCACCAATGAGGAAATGCAGGCCTCCAATGAGGAGTTGTTGGCATCCAATGAAGAATTGCAAAGCAGTAATGAAGAGTTGCAGTCAGTAAATGAAGAATTATATACAGTTAATAATGAATTGCAGGTCAAAATCAGTGAACTGAAGGAACTGAATAATGACATGTCCAATTTGCTGACAAGTACCCATATTGGTACTATCTTCTTGGATAGGGAGTTGCGTATCCGAAAAATCACACCTGTTGTACAAGGACTTTTCAATATCTCGGATGAGGATACCGGAAGGCCAATTGTTCACTTTACCAATTCATTGAACTACGATACTTTAGAGCAAGATGCCCGTAAGGTGTTGGAATACTTACAAGTAGTATCCCATGAGGTAACTAATACTAATGGAGAGGTATTTATGTTGCGTATCCTGCCTTACCGAACCAGTGAGGATCGTATTGATGGCGTAGTGATTACGCTGGTCAATATTACAGAAATCAAGCAGTTGAACGACAAGCTTGAAGAGAGCGAAGAAAGGTTCAGAACGGCTATCGAAGCGCTTAATACAGGTATTTGGGAGTGGAATATACTAGATAGTAGTAAAGATTGGTGGGCTCCTTACTTATACGAACTACTGATGTTGGATGAGAATGAGGTAAAACCAAATCAGCAATACTTATGGGGAAATCTTGTTCATGAGGATGACAGAGCTAAGAATCAAGAGGCTATTGAAAAACTCTTGAGTGAGAAAGAACCTTATAAACAAAGACTGAGAATAAAATGTGGAGATGGTGAATACAAAGAGTTTGAGGTTGCAGGTAAAGCCATCACGGATAGTAAAGGTGAATTGCTAAAAGTGGTAGGGTCTTTATCAAATATCTAA
- a CDS encoding PAS domain S-box protein codes for MYPNKLLSFLFGKSQPFSISPNDNLSSVLSTDFTSTTEGLPETDDLSLYKTYLGSFLQVFRAAAWVKDDQLNYIYTNNDYCNFIKFKEEDVLGKDDGSFFIAEKFTEHHNNDTYVLKTGKIFRNVERIYSDSGSFQDLLIIRFPIHHNDQKYVGGTIIDITEEEQLRQEVMSLEDEIKFINKRNERLQIEKKINESLLEEYRREADYWESQLECMLDTQDKAVLVLDNNMHIEKFNHRVHYFWNLTEKDIEKKLTSVPTSIAKKAHTELISLIEAAIREKRNRWMHFYDSFCQTNFIVQVSAFDNSLSQGVIVNISIQD; via the coding sequence ATGTATCCTAATAAATTACTGTCTTTTTTGTTTGGGAAGAGTCAGCCATTTAGCATTTCGCCAAATGACAACCTATCTTCCGTTTTGAGCACAGATTTTACTTCTACTACTGAAGGTCTACCAGAAACTGACGATTTAAGCCTTTACAAAACCTATTTGGGTTCATTCCTACAAGTGTTCCGTGCAGCTGCTTGGGTTAAAGATGACCAGCTGAATTACATTTATACCAACAATGACTACTGTAACTTTATCAAGTTCAAAGAAGAAGATGTTCTCGGAAAAGATGACGGAAGCTTTTTTATTGCCGAAAAGTTCACAGAGCATCATAATAATGACACCTATGTCCTGAAAACAGGTAAGATTTTCCGTAATGTTGAAAGGATTTACTCTGATTCTGGCTCTTTTCAGGATTTACTGATCATTCGTTTCCCTATTCATCATAATGATCAAAAGTATGTAGGTGGTACCATTATTGACATCACAGAAGAGGAACAACTACGTCAGGAAGTCATGTCGTTGGAGGATGAGATCAAGTTCATCAACAAAAGAAATGAGCGCCTTCAAATAGAAAAGAAGATCAACGAGTCACTTCTTGAAGAGTACAGAAGAGAAGCAGACTATTGGGAATCTCAACTCGAGTGCATGCTGGATACACAAGACAAAGCTGTTTTGGTGTTAGATAACAACATGCACATTGAGAAGTTTAACCATCGAGTGCATTATTTTTGGAACCTAACTGAGAAGGATATTGAGAAAAAACTCACTTCTGTTCCAACCTCAATTGCCAAGAAAGCTCATACTGAATTAATCAGTTTAATTGAAGCTGCCATAAGAGAAAAACGTAACCGTTGGATGCACTTCTATGATTCGTTCTGCCAAACCAATTTCATTGTTCAAGTTTCAGCTTTTGACAATTCACTTTCTCAAGGTGTTATCGTTAATATCAGTATTCAAGATTAA